From the genome of Phytohabitans rumicis, one region includes:
- a CDS encoding S8 family serine peptidase, which yields MIRRTRLTSGLAAVVVALAAALAVPPAGRAAPPPPATADPGTWVTLITGDRVLVRPSGVLAVQPAPRSRPARFQEVVRHGDRYLIPADAAGLLRAGTLDWQLFNVTGLVRQGLDDAHAARIPLLIGYAGGARAAKLVAPPGAHMRRALPGVGMTAVDADRSGAFWRELSPASGLRTQGIATVWLNGRAKASLDESVPHIGAPAAWQRGLTGKGVRVAVLDTGIAADHPDLAGKVATAKDFSGKGSAADGNGHGTHVASTVAGSGAAAEGRYRGVAPDATLAVGKVLDDSGWGEFDDILAGMQWAAADAGADVVNMSLGGYGTDGTDPLSAAVNTLSREHGTLFVVAAGNDGADEWVSTPAAADEALAVGSLSKTDVLSEFSNRGPRIGDGAVKPDLAAPGEDIVAARPAGVPPLGEPVGDAYQRLSGTSMATPHVAGTAALLAQQHPEWTGDRLKAALMSTAVPVEGAGPYAVGTGRVDADRATRQAVTATGSVSTYLKWPTAGSTAKRPVTWHNTGTEAVTLELDAALTGRDGSPAPEGLLSLPGSTVTVPAGGSATVDLLVSARDGGAGTYGGVLTARGAGGAVATRTALSVSQEPEMYDLTLNLVDRDGAAVGESDYPSVVIFDLDRSDFFFWGGVGTHRLPAGRYAVHATIETPRAGQEPTFAFITHPELKLNRDATQTLDARDGKQVSVTADNPAARGGGYVVQTMTKVSDCGCVHGMSTSLDPRFHEAYAATVPGTSSSSFAFGQSRRASEADLELFAAGDQRFEVAAGWLSGSPTPEEALTLPVVHAGAGTPEDLAKVDARGKLVLFEVSGETTYEEAYRRTEHIKQAGGRLAMVLVTEDLGVAAVRAAEEEPVPALPTLRGYGPTAARFADLAKAGGLTATYASRPLPKYRYELAYGVTGQVSTAQVHRPRTRDLAAVRTAYHDNAPGTARYYVASVPFFGTRLGGGWSQPTAAGREQVEYFTPGNWELITHGYWGPRDTLHDTLDLKAGKAYRIAWNKAVAGPTFRDGPWVRRVDGAIDAVLPMYGDAAGRPRVPFAEDGTDSGSITLYRDGVEVGTAPVPDAARFPVPDEPGRYRLVAQTRRAVDWWPLWTEVSAAWTFRSSGADEGEPLPLLTTRFDPAVDVRNRAPGGRAFTFPAYVERQDAGAVRVKRFTVDVSYDGGRTWRKAAVTRNGPRWTVTVHHPATGHASLRARVTDAAGNTLEQTVLRAYQIG from the coding sequence ATGATCCGACGTACCCGCCTGACCAGCGGCCTGGCCGCCGTGGTGGTGGCGCTGGCGGCCGCGCTGGCCGTGCCGCCCGCCGGCCGGGCCGCACCGCCGCCGCCCGCCACCGCCGATCCCGGTACCTGGGTCACCCTGATCACCGGTGACCGGGTGCTGGTGCGGCCTAGCGGCGTGCTGGCCGTGCAGCCGGCGCCGCGCTCGCGCCCGGCGCGCTTCCAGGAGGTGGTCCGGCACGGCGACCGGTACCTGATCCCGGCCGACGCCGCCGGCCTGTTGCGGGCCGGCACGCTGGACTGGCAGCTCTTCAACGTCACCGGCCTGGTCCGGCAGGGCCTGGACGACGCGCACGCCGCGCGCATCCCACTGCTCATCGGGTACGCCGGCGGCGCCCGCGCGGCGAAGTTGGTCGCCCCGCCCGGGGCACACATGCGGCGGGCCCTGCCCGGCGTGGGCATGACCGCGGTCGACGCGGACCGGTCCGGCGCGTTCTGGCGGGAGTTGTCGCCCGCGAGCGGGCTGCGTACCCAGGGCATCGCCACGGTGTGGCTCAACGGGCGGGCCAAGGCCAGCCTGGACGAGAGCGTGCCGCACATCGGCGCCCCGGCCGCCTGGCAGCGCGGCCTCACCGGCAAGGGGGTGCGGGTCGCCGTGCTGGACACCGGAATCGCCGCCGACCACCCGGACCTGGCCGGAAAGGTGGCCACCGCCAAGGACTTCTCCGGCAAGGGCAGCGCCGCGGACGGCAACGGGCACGGCACGCACGTCGCGTCCACCGTGGCCGGTTCCGGCGCGGCCGCCGAGGGCCGGTACCGGGGCGTCGCCCCGGACGCCACGCTCGCCGTCGGCAAGGTCCTCGACGACAGCGGTTGGGGCGAATTCGACGACATTCTCGCCGGCATGCAGTGGGCCGCCGCGGACGCCGGCGCCGACGTGGTCAACATGAGCCTCGGCGGGTACGGCACGGACGGCACCGACCCGTTGTCGGCGGCCGTGAACACGCTGTCCCGCGAGCACGGCACCCTCTTCGTGGTGGCGGCCGGCAACGACGGCGCCGACGAGTGGGTGTCGACGCCCGCCGCGGCCGACGAGGCGCTCGCCGTGGGTAGCCTCAGCAAGACCGACGTGCTCAGCGAGTTCTCCAACCGGGGCCCGCGCATCGGCGACGGCGCGGTCAAGCCGGACCTGGCCGCGCCGGGCGAGGACATCGTCGCGGCCCGCCCGGCCGGCGTGCCGCCGCTCGGCGAGCCGGTCGGCGACGCGTACCAGCGGTTGAGCGGCACCTCGATGGCCACCCCGCACGTGGCCGGCACGGCGGCGCTGCTGGCCCAGCAGCATCCGGAGTGGACCGGCGACCGGCTCAAGGCCGCGCTGATGAGCACCGCCGTCCCGGTCGAGGGCGCCGGGCCGTACGCGGTGGGCACCGGGCGGGTGGACGCCGACCGGGCCACCCGGCAGGCGGTCACCGCCACCGGCAGCGTGTCGACGTACCTGAAGTGGCCCACCGCGGGCAGCACCGCGAAGCGGCCGGTCACCTGGCACAACACCGGCACCGAGGCGGTGACGCTGGAGTTGGACGCCGCGCTCACCGGCCGCGACGGTAGCCCGGCACCCGAGGGCCTGTTGAGCCTCCCGGGGAGCACGGTGACCGTGCCCGCCGGCGGCAGCGCCACCGTGGACCTGCTGGTGTCCGCCCGGGACGGCGGCGCCGGCACGTACGGCGGCGTGCTCACCGCCCGCGGCGCCGGCGGCGCGGTCGCCACCCGAACCGCGCTGTCCGTCTCCCAGGAGCCGGAGATGTACGACCTGACCCTCAACCTGGTCGACCGGGACGGCGCCGCGGTGGGGGAGTCGGACTACCCCAGCGTGGTGATCTTCGACCTGGACCGCAGTGACTTCTTCTTCTGGGGCGGCGTGGGCACGCACCGGCTGCCCGCCGGCCGGTACGCCGTCCACGCGACCATCGAGACGCCCCGGGCCGGGCAGGAGCCCACGTTCGCGTTCATCACCCACCCGGAGCTCAAGCTGAACCGGGACGCCACGCAGACCCTGGACGCCCGGGACGGCAAGCAGGTCTCGGTCACCGCGGACAACCCGGCGGCACGTGGCGGCGGCTACGTGGTGCAGACGATGACGAAGGTCAGCGACTGCGGCTGCGTCCATGGCATGAGCACGTCCCTGGATCCGCGCTTCCACGAGGCGTACGCGGCCACCGTGCCGGGCACCAGTTCGTCGTCGTTCGCGTTCGGGCAGTCGCGGCGGGCGTCCGAGGCGGACCTGGAGCTGTTCGCGGCCGGCGACCAGCGGTTCGAGGTCGCGGCCGGCTGGCTGTCCGGCTCGCCCACGCCGGAGGAGGCACTCACCCTGCCCGTCGTGCACGCCGGCGCGGGCACGCCCGAGGACCTGGCCAAGGTCGACGCGCGGGGCAAGCTGGTGCTCTTCGAGGTGTCCGGCGAGACCACGTACGAGGAGGCGTACCGGCGCACCGAGCACATCAAGCAGGCCGGCGGCCGGCTGGCGATGGTGCTGGTCACCGAGGACCTGGGCGTCGCCGCCGTGCGGGCCGCCGAGGAGGAGCCGGTGCCCGCGCTGCCGACGCTGCGCGGGTACGGGCCGACCGCGGCCCGCTTCGCCGACCTGGCCAAGGCGGGCGGGCTCACCGCCACGTACGCCAGCCGCCCGCTGCCCAAGTACCGCTACGAGCTGGCGTACGGGGTGACGGGGCAGGTGAGCACCGCCCAGGTGCACCGGCCGCGCACCCGGGACCTGGCGGCGGTGCGGACGGCGTACCACGACAACGCCCCCGGCACGGCGCGGTACTACGTGGCGTCCGTCCCGTTCTTCGGCACCCGGCTGGGCGGCGGCTGGTCGCAGCCGACGGCCGCCGGACGGGAGCAGGTGGAGTACTTCACGCCCGGTAACTGGGAGCTGATCACGCACGGGTACTGGGGCCCGCGGGACACGCTCCACGACACGCTGGACCTGAAGGCCGGCAAGGCGTACCGGATCGCGTGGAACAAGGCGGTCGCCGGGCCGACCTTCCGGGACGGGCCGTGGGTCCGGCGGGTGGACGGCGCGATCGACGCCGTCCTGCCGATGTACGGCGACGCCGCCGGCCGCCCGCGGGTGCCGTTCGCCGAGGACGGCACCGACTCCGGCTCGATCACCCTGTACCGCGACGGTGTCGAGGTGGGCACCGCGCCGGTGCCGGACGCGGCCCGCTTCCCGGTGCCGGACGAGCCGGGTCGGTACCGCCTGGTCGCCCAGACCCGGCGGGCGGTCGACTGGTGGCCACTGTGGACGGAGGTGTCGGCGGCCTGGACGTTCCGGTCGTCCGGGGCGGATGAGGGCGAGCCGCTGCCGCTGTTGACGACCCGGTTCGACCCGGCGGTGGACGTGCGCAACCGGGCACCCGGCGGGCGGGCGTTCACGTTCCCGGCGTACGTGGAGCGGCAGGACGCCGGTGCGGTGCGGGTCAAGCGGTTCACGGTGGACGTGTCGTACGACGGCGGGCGCACCTGGCGCAAGGCCGCGGTGACCCGCAACGGTCCACGGTGGACGGTCACGGTGCACCACCCGGCCACCGGGCACGCCTCACTGCGCGCCCGGGTGACCGACGCGGCCGGCAACACGCTGGAGCAGACCGTGCTGCGCGCGTACCAGATCGGCTAG